In Pseudoroseomonas cervicalis, the DNA window GTCGGCGGCATGGTCGAGGTGAACGCCGAGACCGACTTCGTCGCCCGCAACGAGCTGTTCCAGAACTTCGTGGCCGAGGTCGCGGGTCTGGTGCTCTCGGTGGGCGAGGATGTCGAGGCGCTGAAGGCGGCCACCTATCCGGGCACCACCCACACGGTGCAGGACGAGCTGACCCGCCTGATCGCCACCATCGGCGAGAACATGACGATCCGCCGCGCCAAGCGCTTCAGCGTGTCCTCGGGCGCCGTGGCTTCCTATGTCCACTCCGCCGTGAAGCCGGGCCTCGGCAAGATCGGCGTGCTGGTGGCGCTGGAAGCCGCCTCCGAGATCGAGGCGCTGGAGACGCTGGGCCGCCAGATCGGCATGCATGTCGCCGCGACCCGCCCCGAGGCGCTGGACGTCTCCGCCGTCGACCCCTCCGCTCTCGAGCGCGAGAAGGCGGTGCTGAGCGAGCAGGCCCGCGCCTCCGGCAAGCCGGACGCCATCATCGAGAAGATGGTCGAGGGCCGCGTCCGCAAATACTACGAGGAAGTGGTGCTGCTGGAGCAGGTCTGGGTGCATGACGGCGAGAGCCGCGTGAAGGCCGTGGTGCAGAAGGCCGGCGCCAAGCTGACCGGCTTCGCCCGCTTCCAGCTCGGCGAGGGCATCGAGAAGCAGACCAGCGACTTCGCCGCCGAGGTCGCCGCCGCCGCCGGCACGGTCTGAGACCGCGCTGAGAGACCCGATCGGGGGTGCCGGCCTGCGCCGGTGCCCCCGTTTGGTTGAAGGGCGCCGCTTTCTCCCCGCCCGTCCGGGCGGCGGGGGAGGGGGCGCCCGACCGCGATCCTGCCCGGCCGGTGCAACCCTCCGGCCGGTCGCGGCCTTGCCGCAGGCGGGGGCGCTGCCTATCGTGCCCCGCCTCGCCCGCCCTGCTTCGCCAACAGACGCCGGAACCACGCCCATGCCCGCCCCGATCTACAAGCGCGTCCTGCTCAAGCTGTCGGGCGAGGCTCTGATGGGCGGCCGGGAATACGGGCTGGACACCGCGACGGTCCGCGCCATCGCCGCCGACATCAAGGGCGTGGTGGATCTCGGCGTCGAGGTCTGCGTGGTGGTGGGCGGCGGCAACATCTTCCGCGGCGTCGCCGGCGCCTCCTCCGGCATGGACCGCGCCCAGGCCGACAGCATGGGCATGCTGGCGACCGTGATGAACGCGCTGGCGATGCAGAGCGCGCTGGAGCGGATCGAGGTGCCGACCCGGGTGCAGTCGGCCATCCCGATGAGCAGCGTCTGCGAGCCCTTCATCCGCCGCCGCGCCGAGCGGCATATGGAGAAGGGGCGGGTGGTGATCTTCGCCGCGGGCTCGGGCAACCCCTTCTTCACCACCGACACCGCGGCCGCGCTGCGCGCCGCCGAGATGCGCTGCGACGCCCTGTTCAAGGGCACCCAGGTGGATGGTGTCTACTCGGCCGATCCGCGCAAGAACCCGCAGGCCGAGCGCTACACGACGCTGACCTATCTCGACATGCTGGCGCGCGACCTGGCGGTGATGGATGCCGCCGCGATCAGCCTGGCGCGCGAGAACAAGCTGCCGATCATCGTCTTCAACATCCATGAGCCGGGCGCCTTCACCGCCGTGATGCAGGGCGAGGGGCGCTTCACCACGGTCGTGGACCAGTAAGAGAAGGAGGGCCGCGCCATGGCCGCACCTGCCGATCTGAACACGCTCAAGCAGGATCTCTCGCGCCGCATGGATGGCGCGCTCGAGGTGCTGAAGAAGGAATTCTCCGGCCTGCGCACCGGCCGCGCCTCGCCCGCGCTGCTGGAGCCGATCCGCGTCGAGGTCTATGGCGCGAACCAGCCGCTGAACCAGGTGGCCAATGTCTCGGTCGCCGGCCCCGGCCTGCTGGCCGTGCAGGTCTGGGACCGCTCGGCCGCCAAGGCCGTGGAGATCGCGATCCGCGATTCCGGCCTCGGCCTGAACCCGCAGACCGAGGGCCAGACCATCCGCGTGCCGCTGCCGCCGCTGACGCAGGAGCGCCGCAACGAGCTGGCCAAGCAGGCGCACAAATATGCCGAGGCCGCCAAGGTCGCGGTGCGCGGCGTGCGCCGCGACGGCATGGAATCGATCAAGGGCTGGGAGAAGAAGTCCGAGATCGGCAAGGACGACGCGGCGAAGTGGTCCGACGAGGTGCAGAAGCTGACCGACCAGACGATCAAGAAGGTCGATGAGCTGCTGGCCGAGAAGGAAAAGGACATCAAGGCGGTCTGAGCCCGAGCATGAGCGCGGCGCCCCTCAACCAATCGCAGGCCGGCGCCGCAATGGCGATGCCCGCCCCTGCCGGGCCGGAAACCGGCCCGGTCCATGTCGGCCTCATCATGGACGGCAACCGCCGCTGGGCGAAGGGGCGCGGCCTGCCGCGCGCCCTCGGCCACAAGGCGGGGGTGGAGGCGGTGCGCCGCACCCTGCGCGCCGCCGCCGATGCCGGGATCGGCTGGCTCACCCTCTTCGCCTTCTCCTCGGAGAACTGGCAGCGCTCGGCCGATGAGGTGCGCGACCTCACCGGCCTGCTGCGCCTGTATCTGCGGCTGGAGGTCGCGACGCTGGCCCGCAATGGCGTGCGGCTGCGCGTCATCGGCGAGCGCGAGCGCTTCGGCGCCGACACCGTCGCCGCGATCGAGGAGGCCGAGGCCGCCACCGCCCACAACACAAGGCTGAACCTGACCGTCGCGCTCTCCTATGGCGCGCGGGCGGAGATCGCCGCCGCGGCGCGGTCGCTCGCCGCCGAGGTCGCCGCCGGAAGGCTGGCGCCGGAGGCGGTGGATGAGGCGGCGCTGGCCGCCCGGCTGTCCACCGCCGGCATGCCGGATCCGGATTTGATCATCCGCACCTCGGGCGAGCAGCGCCTGTCCAACTTCCTGCTGTGGCAGGCCGCCTATGCCGAGTTCGTCTTCCTCGACGTGCTCTGGCCGGATTTCGAGGCGGCGCATCTCGACCAGGCCCTGGCCGAGTTCCGCCGCCGCAGCCGCCGCTTCGGCAGCGGCGCGGCCTGAGCCATGGCGGATCCCGTGCCTGAGCCCAGCGCCGCCGCGCAATCCGCCAAGCGCTGGCGCGACCTGAAGAAGCGTGCCCTCTCCGCCGCCGTGCTGGGGCCGGGCGCCCTGCTGTGCATCTGGCTCGGCGCGCTGCCCTGGACGGCGCTGATGACGCTGGCCATCGCGCTGCTCTCCTGGGAATGGGTGCGGCTGTGCGGGCTGCGCAGCCGCGCCTGGCCGGGCATCGCCGTGCCGCTCACCGTCGGCGCCGCCTGCGGCCTGGCCGTGTTCAGCCTGCCCGTGCCAGGGCTGGCGGTGCTGCTGGCCGGTTTCCTCGGCACCTGGATCGCCGCGCCCCGGCTGCGCCGCCGTGGCGGCGGGGCGCCGCCGCCGACCAGCTGGCTGGCGCTTGGCGTGCTCTATATCGGGCTCGCCGGCATCGCGCTGATCGAGCTGCGGCATGACAATGAGGCCGGGCGGAACAACGTCCTGTTCCTGATCTTCGTGGTCTGGGCCAGCGATATCGGCGCCTATCTGGTCGGCCGCATGCTGGGCGGGCCGAAGCTGGCGCCGGCCATCTCGCCGGGCAAGACCTGGTCGGGCGCGGTGGGCGGGCTGCTCTGCTGCATGCTGGTGGGCTGGCTGGCCGCCGATTTCCTGGTGCCCGGCAACCCGCCGGCGCTGAAGGTGCTGGCCGTGGCCGCCCTGCTCGGCGTCGCGACCCAGCTGGGCGACCTGCTGGAGAGCGCGGTGAAGCGGCATTTCGGGGTGAAGGATTCCTCCATGCTGATCCCCGGCCATGGCGGCGTGCTGGACCGGCTGGACGGGCTGCTGGCCGCCGCCCCGGTCGCCGCGCTGCTGGCCTTCGCCGTGGGCTATGGCGTGCCGCTATGGCGGTGACGCTGATGGTGGGGCAGGGGGCGCCGAGGCGCGTCAGCATCCTGGGCAGCACCGGCTCGGTCGGGCGCAGCACCGTGGCGCTGCTGGACGCCGCCGCGCCGGGCGAATTCGCCGTGGTGGCGCTGGTCGCCGGCCAGGATGCCGCCGGCCTGGCCGAACAGGCGCTGCGCCTGCGCCCCGAGATCGCCGTGCTGGCCGAGGAACGGGCGCTGCCCGAGCTGCGCGCGCGCCTGGCCGGCAGCGGCATCGCCTGCGCTGGCGGCCGCGAAGCGGTGCTGGAGGCGGCCGCCCGCCCGGCCGACTGGACCATGGCCGCCATCGTCGGCGCCGCCGGGCTTGGCCCGGTGCTGGCGGCCCTCGGCCAGGGCGCCACCCTGGCGCTGGCCAACAAGGAGGCGCTGGTCTGCGCCGGCGACATCGTGCTGCAGGCGGCGGCGCGGCATGGCGCCACCCTGCTGCCGGTCGATTCCGAGCACAACGCCATCTTCCAGGTGCTGGAGGCCGCCGAGCCGGCGGCGATCGAGCGCATCATCCTGACCGCCTCGGGCGGGCCCTTCCGCGAGGCCAGCCTGGAGCAGATGGCGCGCGCCACGCCCGAGCAGGCGGTGCGCCACCCGGTCTGGTCGATGGGCGCCAAGATCAGCATCGACAGCGCCACCATGATGAACAAGGGGCTGGAGCTGATCGAGGCGGCGCGTCTCTTCCCGGTGCCCGAGGAACGCCTCGGCGTGCTGGTCCACCCGCAATCGGCGGTGCACGGGCTGGTGCAGTATCGCGACGGCTCGCTGCTGGCGCAGCTCGGCACGCCGGACATGCGCACCCCCATCGCCCATGCGCTGGCCTGGCCGCGCCGCATGGCGGTGGAGCTGCCGCGGCTCGACCTCGCCGCCCTCGGCCGGCTCGACTTCGCCGAGCCCGACCTCGCGCGCTTTCCGGCGCTGCGCCTGGCCCGCGAAGCCTTGCGGGCGGGAAGCGGAGCCCCCACCATTCTGAATGCCGCGAATGAGGTGGCGGTGGGGCTGTTCCTGGAGCGGCGCCTCGGCTTCCTCGACATCGCCGCGGTGGTCGAGGACACGCTCGCCGCGCTGGGCGCGCCGGCGGTGCCCGATCTCGACGCCGTGCTGGCGCTGGACGCGGCCGCCCGGCAGGATGCCCAGGCCCGCGCGGCCCGCCGCGCGGCCTGAGGCAAGGCGGCCCGCCGGGCCGCCCCTTGCGGTGGCGCGCCGCGCCGACCGAACCACGTCCCGGCCCGTGCCGGGCACGCCCTGGCCCGTGCCGGGGCAGGAGACGCGATCTTGGACCTGTTGCCTGAGCCCTTCCGCTCGATCCTCGCCTTCATCCTGGTGCTGGGCGTGCTCGTCTTCATCCACGAGATGGGCCACTACCTGGCGGCGCGCTGGCGCGGCGTGCATGTGGAGGCCTTCTCCATCGGCTTCGGCCGGGTGCTGAAGAGCTGGACCGACCGGCGCGGCACCGAATGGCGTGTCTCCCTGCTGCCGCTCGGCGGCTATGTGAAGCTGCACGGCCAGGAAGGGCCGGATGACGCGACGCCCGAGCAGCGCGCCGCCTGGCGCCCGGGCCAGACCTTCCATGAGAAGCCGGTGCGCGACCGCGCCATCGTCGTCGCCGCCGGGCCGATCGCCAATTTCCTGCTCGCCGCCGTGCTGTTCGCCGGCCTCTACATGACGGTGGGCCAGCCGCAGCCCAGCGCCAATGTCGGCGCCGTGGTGGCCGGCAGCGCCGCCGAGCGGGCGGGGCTGCGCGCCGGCGACCGCATCCTGACGCTGGACGGGCGGGAGGTGACGCGCTTCGAGCAGGTGCAGGCGCATATCCAGCCGCGCGCCGGGCAGAGCGTCGAGATCCGCATCCGCCGCGACGGGCAGGAGGAGGTGCTGCGCGCCACCCCCGATGCGCGGGAAAGCCAGGGCGTGACCTCGGGCGTGCTGGGCATCTCGGGCGGGGCGCCGGAATTCAGCCGGCTCGACCCGGTCAGCGCGCTGGTCGCCGGCACGGTGCAGACCTGGGACGTGACGGCGCAGACACTGGCCGGGCTGTGGCAGATGGTCACCGGCAGCCGCGGCACCGAGGAGCTGGGCGGGCCGCTGCGCATCGCGCAGATCTCCGGCCAGGTGGCGCAGCTCGGCCTGGCCAGCCTTGTCTCCTTCATGGCGATCCTCTCGGTCAATCTGGCGCTGATCAACCTGTTCCCGATCCCGGTGCTGGATGGCGGCCATCTGCTGTTCTACGCGGCGGAGGCGATCCGCGGCCGGCCGCTGCCGCCGCGCGCCATCGAATACGGCTTCCGCGCCGGCTTCGCGGTGCTGATCATGCTGTTCGTCTTCGCCACCTGGAACGACCTGTCGAGCCTCGGCGTGGTGCGCTGGGTGAGCGGGCTGGTGGGCTGAGCCGGCCCGGCCGGGCCGGGCGCCCCCGCCCGCCCGGCTTTTCTTTTCAGCGTGTTGCAACCCGTGATGGGTTTGGTCCGCAAGGG includes these proteins:
- the pyrH gene encoding UMP kinase codes for the protein MPAPIYKRVLLKLSGEALMGGREYGLDTATVRAIAADIKGVVDLGVEVCVVVGGGNIFRGVAGASSGMDRAQADSMGMLATVMNALAMQSALERIEVPTRVQSAIPMSSVCEPFIRRRAERHMEKGRVVIFAAGSGNPFFTTDTAAALRAAEMRCDALFKGTQVDGVYSADPRKNPQAERYTTLTYLDMLARDLAVMDAAAISLARENKLPIIVFNIHEPGAFTAVMQGEGRFTTVVDQ
- a CDS encoding isoprenyl transferase; this encodes MSAAPLNQSQAGAAMAMPAPAGPETGPVHVGLIMDGNRRWAKGRGLPRALGHKAGVEAVRRTLRAAADAGIGWLTLFAFSSENWQRSADEVRDLTGLLRLYLRLEVATLARNGVRLRVIGERERFGADTVAAIEEAEAATAHNTRLNLTVALSYGARAEIAAAARSLAAEVAAGRLAPEAVDEAALAARLSTAGMPDPDLIIRTSGEQRLSNFLLWQAAYAEFVFLDVLWPDFEAAHLDQALAEFRRRSRRFGSGAA
- the rseP gene encoding RIP metalloprotease RseP — encoded protein: MDLLPEPFRSILAFILVLGVLVFIHEMGHYLAARWRGVHVEAFSIGFGRVLKSWTDRRGTEWRVSLLPLGGYVKLHGQEGPDDATPEQRAAWRPGQTFHEKPVRDRAIVVAAGPIANFLLAAVLFAGLYMTVGQPQPSANVGAVVAGSAAERAGLRAGDRILTLDGREVTRFEQVQAHIQPRAGQSVEIRIRRDGQEEVLRATPDARESQGVTSGVLGISGGAPEFSRLDPVSALVAGTVQTWDVTAQTLAGLWQMVTGSRGTEELGGPLRIAQISGQVAQLGLASLVSFMAILSVNLALINLFPIPVLDGGHLLFYAAEAIRGRPLPPRAIEYGFRAGFAVLIMLFVFATWNDLSSLGVVRWVSGLVG
- a CDS encoding phosphatidate cytidylyltransferase yields the protein MPEPSAAAQSAKRWRDLKKRALSAAVLGPGALLCIWLGALPWTALMTLAIALLSWEWVRLCGLRSRAWPGIAVPLTVGAACGLAVFSLPVPGLAVLLAGFLGTWIAAPRLRRRGGGAPPPTSWLALGVLYIGLAGIALIELRHDNEAGRNNVLFLIFVVWASDIGAYLVGRMLGGPKLAPAISPGKTWSGAVGGLLCCMLVGWLAADFLVPGNPPALKVLAVAALLGVATQLGDLLESAVKRHFGVKDSSMLIPGHGGVLDRLDGLLAAAPVAALLAFAVGYGVPLWR
- the tsf gene encoding translation elongation factor Ts; this encodes MAEITAAMVRDLREKTGAGMMDCKKALVENNGDAEAAIDWLRKKGLAAAAKKSGRVAAEGLVGTATGPQVGGMVEVNAETDFVARNELFQNFVAEVAGLVLSVGEDVEALKAATYPGTTHTVQDELTRLIATIGENMTIRRAKRFSVSSGAVASYVHSAVKPGLGKIGVLVALEAASEIEALETLGRQIGMHVAATRPEALDVSAVDPSALEREKAVLSEQARASGKPDAIIEKMVEGRVRKYYEEVVLLEQVWVHDGESRVKAVVQKAGAKLTGFARFQLGEGIEKQTSDFAAEVAAAAGTV
- the dxr gene encoding 1-deoxy-D-xylulose-5-phosphate reductoisomerase, producing the protein MAVTLMVGQGAPRRVSILGSTGSVGRSTVALLDAAAPGEFAVVALVAGQDAAGLAEQALRLRPEIAVLAEERALPELRARLAGSGIACAGGREAVLEAAARPADWTMAAIVGAAGLGPVLAALGQGATLALANKEALVCAGDIVLQAAARHGATLLPVDSEHNAIFQVLEAAEPAAIERIILTASGGPFREASLEQMARATPEQAVRHPVWSMGAKISIDSATMMNKGLELIEAARLFPVPEERLGVLVHPQSAVHGLVQYRDGSLLAQLGTPDMRTPIAHALAWPRRMAVELPRLDLAALGRLDFAEPDLARFPALRLAREALRAGSGAPTILNAANEVAVGLFLERRLGFLDIAAVVEDTLAALGAPAVPDLDAVLALDAAARQDAQARAARRAA
- the frr gene encoding ribosome recycling factor, with amino-acid sequence MAAPADLNTLKQDLSRRMDGALEVLKKEFSGLRTGRASPALLEPIRVEVYGANQPLNQVANVSVAGPGLLAVQVWDRSAAKAVEIAIRDSGLGLNPQTEGQTIRVPLPPLTQERRNELAKQAHKYAEAAKVAVRGVRRDGMESIKGWEKKSEIGKDDAAKWSDEVQKLTDQTIKKVDELLAEKEKDIKAV